The nucleotide window ctatcaaaagaaattagaaattttaaatatttctacattttaaagtaGAGTAATAAAGATGAAAGTGTGGCAGTTTGCTGCCCTGAATCAAGACAGAAATGTATGGAGCTACAttggggccataaagtttgtttaaaaaaatttttttttcttcaaactgaaaaataagtctgaaattgaaaaaaaaaaaaagtttaaaactactttttagatacaaagttttcttctgtttctaatattttctctgttttctttgaaGATGAGGCTTCAtaactgacaaaaatatttccagctgTTGCATTCAAGACCCATGGGAACTGGAAATGTCTTTAAAACATTATCAATATTCTGTTTATGTGATtggttttgaaaattaaatgtaataaaaattgaattaaaaaattactttttaaatttttttttcctattttaaatcttattttttaaaatgtgaaactcaaattttcagtttcaaagtgatttaagtcattttttccccaaacgTTTTTGGCCACAGGCTTTCTAAATTCAGATATAAAATCATTTGTCTGACAACTGAAGCTTTGTTCCAACTGGTTCGCCAACAAGGcaaaaaaatctacaacaaaatgacaaaataaaatgaataaatcaagtGAAAAAGGTATAATTcttatactttaaaaatattaggaTGTTTCTGGAGATCAGTCTCACCTTACAGAAACCTTTTTTGATGGCGCTGAAATCTGGAAGAACGTAATCCCTCATTACAGTGTTTTCTTCCCCTTTCATCCTGAAAGACAGAACAACAGAAAGTGAGATGGATCGAGACGTTACGGGTTTGGTTCCAGTAAAATGTGGAGAAACATCGGTGTGCCTCACTGTGCGATCTCCATGTCCTTGTAGAACTGCTGAGAGACGTAGCAAACGTCTTCCTTCACCTGGTTGATCACATACGTTTCATCCATCACGTGTAGCTGACTGCAAAATTAAGAGAACACACATGGCTATGGAGCTAACATGGGGCCAAAAAGTGAATTCATGGCgctaatttagctccatactATTGAGCTAATTTTAGCTCAATACAGAGGAGATAAATTTGAgtaataaagtttgtttaaaatatgtttctttttttaaactggaacaaaatgatatgaaactgaaaaaaatagtttggaacttaaaaaactgacactaaaaaaaattccaaactttttcccccacattttttttattaccgtAGACATTTTGACTGAtcacataaatgtaaaatgcggattatattttaaagacaatttcaGTTCCTATGGTTCCTGAATGCGACATCTgggaatattttgttgtgttatgATTACTCATTAATTTTATCACCCCACAGCAAAACAGAGCCACAAGTTTGAAATTGAAAACAACTCTTGAAtctgaaaaatagttttgaagtttttgtttaattttttttttttttttaaatgcaacaaacttttcagcACCAATTTGACTCCATACATTTTTGCTGTGTAATCTGtaatttttccaaacaaattcTATAGTTCCACCCACTCCATCTCATCTGAGGTCCTTCCTCCAATCCAAAGATggacagatatttttaaattaagaacaaaatctagaatctgaaaagtacttttgaacatttttttgtttcaaagtttttcagtttcatacATTTGGTGCCAATCTAGTGCCATACTTTTTCTATTCCGTGTTATCATTTTTCAAAACCAATTCCACAGCAGTTTTGAacctttttcaggtttttttagtgtaaaaatattttttgcgatttcaaatccctttttttttttttacagtttaattttttcagtttcaattttttttcaatttcatatctttttatttgaactaaCTTTATAGCTCCATTTTTTGTTATTGCATGTTGTCATATTTCAAAACTAATTCCACAgtagtttttaactttttttcagtgtttctatgtaaaaataactttcagcttcaaatcttttttttgcagtttagaatttttttttctccatttcaaatatatatatatatatattttttttcaactttatatcttttgttttccagcctcaaaagtaaaaaaaaaaaaaattaacagtttttTGACCCCAATTTAGCACCATACATATTACTTAATCAACACAAAGGGTTGCTGCTGTAAGAATCCCTCTCCGTACCGGTATGAGATTATCTCCTTCAAGTGATTTGTGAGCAGTTTTCCTCCCACATTGATCctgaaaagtgaaacaaagaaacaagctCCTGTTAGCGCCCCCTGGTGCTGCTCTCTGTGTCATTTCCTCTAAAGGTCGCTGCTCTCTGACCTGCGGATGCCCTCCTTCAGCTTCTTACTGCGGCAGTAGGGGACGATGTGGGTGAAGGAGAATCCCGAGTCGACTAGCAGGCAGCAGAGCTCCGATGGCTTTGTGGTGAAGTAGTGATGAGCGCCGAGCGACCCGGCTGGAGGACAGCAAGGAGTTTTTAGCCAAAATGTTACAGGTACAAACcataaaacaactaaattagaaagaatttgtaattttgatcaCAACCATCCATCAGTTTTCTATTGCTTCTGTTTGCAAACAGAATAACAAGCTGATAGgctttttaacaaatactttttcactcctacttgagtaatttcttggacttttatacttttacttaagtaaaaatacattaaagcagTTCTACTCCTACTTGAGTCGGTACTCTACCCTCCACTGTTAATGATTACggtaatcaattactaaattagttgacgatcatttcaataatcgatCAAAGCGACCGCCCTCCGGCTGAGACTCACCATTGATCCGCAGAGCCGACTGGAACTGGTATTCCTCAAACAGGATCTCGTTCATGGACTCCTGGATGGAGGAGAAGTTGAAGTATGGCTCTGTGATGATGATGCTCGTGTCTGGAAACTCCACCTGCTCAGGGAGAAAACACTCTCAGCTACAGCttctaaaaaacagaaatcattcaGCGGTTTTCTCTGTGTGggtaaaaacaaagcagcataaACAAACCTTAAACATCTCCTTTCCAAACAGGTGATCCCACACTTTCCTCTGGACATCCCAGTTGACCAAGTAACCCTGCAGACTCAGAGAACATTTTACCTcaattttgttatttctttatcaGTGGTGCcagatattttcagatttatgctCACCTTCTGAAAGGGCAGGATGTAAAAGAGACCTGAGGGATCTTTGATCTCATCCAGCTGGTTGGCTGTGAAAGTTTTTAATCTGGACGTCTTTGAGCGAAACTGACAGTTTGGGATTACGctgagaggagaggaaagaagTCAGGATTATAACTgctacataaaacaaacatccttTTTATTACTTAGATATCTGATGAATCAAAGATCACATGTGGGGTTCATCAGGGCTACATTCTTGAGTTACTTTTATTCAATATGTAAAGTTCAGGTAATGAAGTAGAATGTCATCTCTCACCATACTTATGTTGATGATTGACATCTTTTTATATCTGGGTCACCACGTGACCACAAATGTTCCTCCAGATTCATtcttaattcagttttaattcaaTTCCATTTATTTAGGAAGCACCAATTGACAACAAATGTacttaacagaaaaataatttcaatttaattgaTCCTAGCTAACAAATGGGACAGCATTCTCTTGTTAGTTGAGtttaggtctgggctttgactaggcccttCTCACGCACGATCcgttccattgtagctctgaaTGGATGTTCAGGGCTGTTCTCTAAATAACTGAATCAAACtaacttaaatttgttttcattttcactcaTTTACCCAAGGCTAAAATTACGATTCGGACATTCCCAGAAGTAGTTGAACTTAACGTTTCAACTACTTAACATTTGATTAATGATTATTGTACATAATAAGGAATTTTGATCAGTTTAAAAACATCGTAAAGCGCTGGGCAGACACGTTTATTCAATAACGGagtgtaataataatgcattttatacCACCATATTCTCTTATTACAGGTTACACTCGCCCATAgggaatgtgtttgtttgtagcCGTGTGCTCACCTGACTTTGTCCTGACTGTAACCGATCTTCGCCCAGTAAGCTCCGTTATCCAGAACCAGCGTAGCCATCCCGGAGCCTTTGATTCAATAAATCGTcgctttatttgtatttatccCCTAATTTACTAACAGCAACGCATTTTGGGATTTCCGCTAAAAAACAACTCCGGAAGGAAACACGACTCTCCGTTGGTTCCGCGTCTCTATTTTTCTGCAGCAtgatctttttttcccaccGGAGGCGCAAATGGTTGAGGCACTTGATTCATTGCCTAAGttactttaataaatgttacttaggctttatttgtttatgttttttttttaccttgtttgAATATGATTGACCAAGGAGGACAAGTTGTTCTGTGTTGCCCCGAAATTCCatctcagggcaacacagaacCATGAGCACACCTAATGGTCTACACCTGTTTATATCTAAATTCAGAGCGATAGCTGTGGCGTAAACCATGAAATACTATCTACATGATAACTTTTGGGAggcatgacagaaaaaaaatccccaaagtTTTATCCTAGAGTCGCAAGCATAACCATGTGACGTTTGCTCTGCTCTGCTGGTACTTTAACTAGAAAGTGCTTTAATTGGGAAAGACTCATGTCTTCCTTAGACCTGGTATTAACTTGCATTCTGACTGATCTAATTATAAGAAAATCACCATAACAATTAAATTCCACAGGTCTGCTGATGTTTCTGTAACACTGCAGAAActttaattcaataattattattattgcaacaTCAGCTTGGCCATCAGTAATCAGAGTTGGATTTTTATGCTATTAGCTTAATGGCTGCTTTTAAGTACAGgagaggatctgtgatgctttGGGCCCACGTCATATCATGAAATCTTTGATATATCAGGACATGTTAAACAGTTACATAAAAATCTGGTGGAGTCAGGTGGGTTGGaactttttattaaactaattttTTGTTGAACACTTCAAAAAAACTTGCAGGATGTAAAAGAAGGTACTTAATTTACATCACCTcctttaaatagtttttctccTCTTATGTACAGTATATTTACATGACCTTTCTCACTTAGCGGAGGTGATGGTAAGCTGGTTACACAGACAAAAAGATGTAAGCAGAAACTAAATCTCAAGTTGTACTTAATGCAGAAAATAGCTTGTACTACCTGTAAACTTTAAGTTACATAGAACAAAATGTTATTATGCTATTGTTGCTAATGTTCTAGTAACAGATGtctaataaaatgaaatgagaaagaaattaagaaaagatAATTGGATGGAATATGGATATAAACTGGTGTTCTTCACTCAGACTAATTAATACatgtttaaatggttttatcacattatttaaaataaaacaaactaaaaagaaagatgttttaaaaaaatattatttacaaaaaatccaaaccaaaacaaatgaagtaGCTCAGATGGACGAGGTTCATTATGAAGTTtgcttttacagaaaaactataTCTGTGGCAGTCAGtgattaaaatcatcaataaaacctaaaaaaaaaaactaaaactgatgaGAATATTTTCTGGTCAGATCAGAAAGTggaacagttcagttcagagaaaaaaaagaaagtggtaAAATCTCTTCATACTCCGACTTTTAGCAGAACATCTGTTGTTGAACATCCGAAGGTTCTCGATCGATTAAAACCGTCTGCTCGTTGCCATGGCGACGCCGTCAGTGGGAGGAGCTGCGGTCGTTGGCGATGTCCTGAAGACGGCGCAGCAGGGTGGTGTGGCTGTCGGGACAAACCCGTTTCGGGGACGCCTCCTCCTCCATGGGGATGCTGCGCTTCCTGCTGGGAGTCTCTCCAGTCCGGATCATGCTGTTGATTTCCTGGAGGCGCTGCGAAGAACGGACACAAATGAGACGGAGACAGCGGaatatttactgtatttcaCCGACCGGTACGGTTGTAAATCGACGAAAAAAGCCGATGTGcgggagactttttttttttttttttttttgccttaatgtGACCggtatctctctttttttttttttttttataacagaacaaaacaaattgtatttttttggaaTGCGACCCAGGCTACTTTGGATATGTGGTTCTAAATCCGACCTGAATCAAAACGGTCAGGTCGCATTCAACCAATCTGAACGTCATTGATACTAGACAAACATCACTGTTCTCCGTCCTGATACGAGCaagtgggaagaaaaaacaacaaccatggtGGACCAAGAAGAGGACtaagttgttaatgtgctggTTCCGGTCGGACAACTACTTCAAAATCGTAAGATATGCTCCGGCGTTAGcttccatgtttacttccgctgagcatcttcttcttttttatggcagTGGGCAAAACACTGATCACGCTGGCTGCGTGACCCCAtagcgccctctactgcgcatgcgggacactttcaggtcgtttCACAGAAGATCACATACGTGTCGCATGTAGCTGGAAGTATGGAAGCCCGTACCCGCCACTCtgatggaatattttttttttattaaactataACAATGAGATCTATTGCCCATCagttaaaatgacagaaaataaaaacgtctGGCGCAACCTCTGGATGGAGAACTTGTGAGTGGTGACTCCGTGGTGGAGTCTGTGAAGTCTTACGTTGGGGGGGCTGGTGCAGATGTAGTAGGAAATGCGGTCCCGGTGGGTTGGCGAGGGGGAGGAGCCTGTCCTGTGAGGCGAGATGTAAATGGAGTGTTTGCTGGACAGGAGCATCCGACGAGGGGAGCCTGTCCTCAGGGTGGGGTACGGACACAGAGGGGGGGTCTCCACCTGCAGACAAGATGAACAGAACAGCACAGGTAAGACACAAGCCAGGTGGGATCAAACGGATGCTACCTGTGGTTGACTTTTTTCCTGTGCAGCTAGCttaatttactgttttctgGTGCTAGCAATGGTTACCTCCAATGACAGGCTGGGCGATGTGGCTTAACATAAATACAGTGTAGGTctgatagcaaaaggtgcttaaaaataagttttcatatttgttaaaactgtcaccatgtcgtggcCGTTGTATATGAGATAggtgaccaaaaacaaccaatcagagccaggaggagggccttaATTTTGTCAATCACCCTTGTGAACGTGCTGATAAATGCACTAATAGcagagaaacaagaaataaagtctctcttttccttcaaaaaaactgaaactcacatttaggcaccaatttttccattttaacattaaaacctcagcattttcaaaacaaagggttctgaaaactgaaaatgttagcTAATTCTTCATGGTTTCATTGATTACTACAGATAAACCAATGAGGAAACACGTACCCCAGAAGATGGAGAGCTCGGCGAGTATCTCAGAGCAAAGCTTCTCATGTGTTTGATGTAGACGTTGTTGTAGAAGAGGATCAGATCTCCTCGTTCGTCCTCACCCACAGAGGAGGGGAAGTTTCTGTCGGAGGCGCTGGTCGGAGTGGAGGCAGCGCTGTCGGGCTGCGGGGCCGACAAGGTGCTGCTGGAGCGGATAGGAATTGGGCTGATGTCGCCACCTGCTGGTGGAGCATCAGAGGGACACTAAGTTAAgagaaattcaaatttaaaaagacagtttcatagttttttccccttgatcaaagttgcaacatttgttagaTTTTCAGCTGTAacggttctctttcacactgcactgtgtcaaacaattcaaacctttgaaaaacctgttcccttCCTCACCTGTAGGGGCgctacaccaagaaccactgaaggaaatgacataaaaacctctgaagaagacactgaaagCTACTTCCTTCATCAAAAAATGTAACCAATAATGGaatggtgtcagattttagcgattgttggatttctcttttgtctttgataaaaGCCTTTTCTCCTGACagtgttttatttacccagaatcccctgcgctgtagtctacttcctgcttttggagaggTCTCCGATCCTCTTGGCGTTCAcacatgcattcaaactgcaacagacttcacttcaaccaaaccgagaccGAGGattttaggcggaccagagttaaCTTTTTTAGTCTACATCAGATTTTGATTAGGAGTTCAATTAAAGCGCACTGAacaaggctggtgtgaatgcatctttaaaaacatgctgGTCTGTTTCCCACCTGGATCCTGGCTGCTATCGGCCGCTGCGCTCTGCTTGTCGGCGTCACCGCTAACAGAGGCTTGCCTTTTCCTGCCTGAAATCAACACGCTCCTGTACACCTGGAAAACCACATAGGAGTCAAACTGTGCAGAAGCAGATTGTTGTGGACATGAACTGAAGCGTAATATGGAATCCTGACTCAAAGCGTGGGATCTTACGTTACTGCTGGCCTGAGGCTGAGTGCGGTAACACTTCATGATGTTCTGGAAGGACCGGTCTTCTTTGGTCACCTGATAGAAACAAATTGTTACTTCATGTTTGTCCACAAGATCACATTAAGACTTTTGTAAAAGACGTTTAGTTAAAAATCTCAACTAGAAATAATATTAGATATTACAGTTTCCAAATGAGGAAACAGTCGCTAACTCCTGGATTCTGGCTGTTAGGTATACTCAGAtatacatttcaaaaatacttggtcagattttgtgtttttgaaagagTGGGAAAGTGGTTTGCTGCCATTCAGAAACCACATGTTGCATTTTTGagggttgtgcaggaggctctactgctgcttttcaaagatgttcagttgtataattgcgcatctaTTAGCAGCCGTTTTCtcgtgcgagtgtaaacgttgagtttaCACTCATTCTGCACTGACTAGACAGAAATTATCTCATTATCTAGGGATGATTTTGTGTAGCCTATAGATGCATCCTGACCTGTTCAAGGAACCGCCTTCAAAACtttcatttgtgtgtgtgaactgtAATCGCACACCTTAGCCATGACGTAAACAGCACACATGAGCAGCTGGTCCAAGTGACGGTCCTTCATCATGTCGGTGCAGTGAACCACTGAATATTCGAAACACGTCCAGATCCTCCTCCTCAGCTCCGATGAGATGTCCAGTTTGGCACAGAGGTCCCTGAGACGAACGCTGGCCATGTGATACACCTGAGACAGGACAGTAAATAAGAAAACC belongs to Gambusia affinis linkage group LG08, SWU_Gaff_1.0, whole genome shotgun sequence and includes:
- the actr6 gene encoding actin-related protein 6, yielding MATLVLDNGAYWAKIGYSQDKVSVIPNCQFRSKTSRLKTFTANQLDEIKDPSGLFYILPFQKGYLVNWDVQRKVWDHLFGKEMFKVEFPDTSIIITEPYFNFSSIQESMNEILFEEYQFQSALRINAGSLGAHHYFTTKPSELCCLLVDSGFSFTHIVPYCRSKKLKEGIRRINVGGKLLTNHLKEIISYRQLHVMDETYVINQVKEDVCYVSQQFYKDMEIAQMKGEENTVMRDYVLPDFSAIKKGFCKPQEEMVFSGKYKTGEQTLRLANERFAVPEMLFHPSDIGIQEMGIPEAIADSVQSLPEEMHPHFYQNIVLTGGNSLFPGFRERLEAELRSLVPAHLPVNVFLPENPVCYSWEGGKLLAHSPDYDEMVVMREDYEENGHIVCEEKFDI